One genomic window of Punica granatum isolate Tunisia-2019 chromosome 1, ASM765513v2, whole genome shotgun sequence includes the following:
- the LOC116192899 gene encoding uncharacterized protein At4g28440-like, whose product MAESSKELEKSLVKKVCELRPLASGLTLTVKVVDTKMVAPKGRHARIAESLVGDETGIIVFVARNNQVDQMKEGSTVILRNANIEMFRGSMRLAVDSCGRIEATEPASFTVKEDCNLSLIEFESVKVVK is encoded by the exons ATGGCCGAATCATCAAAAGAGCTCGAGAAGTCGTTGGTCAAGAAAGTTTGTGAACTTCGCCCACTTGCCTCTGGTCTCACCCTCACCGTCAAAGTTGTTGATACCAAAATGGTAGCACCGAAGGGTCGTCACGCACGGATTGCTGAATCCCTGGTGGGTGATGAGACAGGAATAATTGTTTTCGTTGCTAGGAATAATCAag TGGACCAGATGAAGGAGGGTAGCACTGTCATCTTACGCAATGCTAACATCGAGATGTTCAGAGGATCAATGAGGCTTGCCGTGGACAGTTGCGGCCGCATCGAAGCCACCGAGCCGGCCAGCTTCACCGTGAAGGAAGACTGTAACCTTTCATTGATCGAATTCGAATCAGTGAAAGTGGTCAAATAG